From the Eleutherodactylus coqui strain aEleCoq1 chromosome 7, aEleCoq1.hap1, whole genome shotgun sequence genome, one window contains:
- the LOC136572407 gene encoding uncharacterized protein — MASRYSCLGSPKKWTLGREGHLQNHIIIFGILGVMCSVFAVGDAWTPGIRVNDTGRNDYSWGWRNSTRTRKQDNFTCEANQKCYIVNITFDGTIWSGNPLSHISSTYHPSYALHKATGQINITSLVKVSCCQRPKELPYLNYSLVIQYVQNCTNTGVQFSFPLNETEVITCGNATEIENRAMWGQFLVFVNINASKIDPGHIKRVPSTCRLVGRDAQKTVIQASVQFLPSRTCPTKRSRRAWYDTLLGGYGALSGTINGFDIETLANRMHNAGSGIKDVLTLQANWMPTIWQPFSMQTDVDTIMLDLQDASNRFSYEINSNISNYVNWSICTLQTIYQQQQKNTLQTMLMTGNEQVWRTVFNQTITETDWIQLEAQKMVCNDILCKGTIFIYNVTKKNVMCKFVVLPLLIGVPEDMHFWVPRFNGIYIDDQNRTHDLSLCDDTLEGTICKVQSAVYEPCLLQNTINVCEWTVLPLTFKMMVEIAPQEVCLASNHPVVPGMVVPFSGCLRNVSALVWENETFVLLPEQDKTVAVNWQPLPLNVSNWDLNLTKFKKLLEDTEEVQQHIKLLNRSLATHIVSTTVIAGKIVKMGSAIADATSHHWYDIFMGYSSSAQTTLNWLIHPVLVLAIVVILLSLWNCFMAYKVFCRKPKVLMVSYGK, encoded by the exons atggcttcaaggtacagctgtttgggctcaccaaaaaagtggacacttgggagagaaggccacttacag aatcacataatcatttttggaatccttggcgtcatgtgttcggtgtttgcagtaggtgatgcgtggacgccagggatccgcgtcaatgacaccggaaggaatgactattcgtggggctggaggaattcaacccgaaccaggaagcaagacaacttcacttgtgaagccaaccagaaatgttatatcgtgaatattacctttgatgggactatctggagtggaaatccattatcgcatataagttcgacttaccatccttcatatgcactgcataaggcaacgggacaaataaacattacgtcacttgtgaaagtgtcctgctgtcagagaccaaaagagttgccatatctcaattactccctggtgatacaatatgttcagaattgtacaaatacgggagtgcagttttcatttcccttaaatgagacagaagtaattacatgtgggaatgcaacggagatcgagaatcgggccatgtggggccagttcctggtattcgtgaacattaatgcttctaaaatagatcctggacatataaaaagggttccatccacctgtcgcctggtgggacgagatgctcaaaagactgttatacaagcctccgtgcagtttctaccctcaaggacttgtcctaccaagcgttcccgtcgagcttggtatgataccttactcggaggctacggagcgctttctgggactattaatggttttgatatagagactttagctaatcgaatgcataacgcgggaagtggtattaaagatgtgctcacattgcaggctaactggatgcccactatatggcagccctttagtatgcaaacggatgtggacacaataatgcttgatttgcaagatgcatctaataggttttcatatgaaataaattctaacatatctaattatgttaattggtcaatatgtaccttgcagaccatttatcagcaacaacaaaagaacacacttcaaactatgctcatgactggcaatgagcaggtgtggaggaccgtgttcaatcagactataactgagactgattggatacagttggaggcgcagaaaatggtttgcaatgatatattatgtaaagggaccatattcatatacaatgttactaaaaagaatgtgatgtgtaagtttgtagttctccccttacttataggtgttccagaagatatgcatttctgggtacctagatttaacgggatttacattgatgaccaaaatagaactcatgatttatcattgtgtgatgatacattagaagggaccatatgcaaggtccaatcggctgtttatgaaccatgcttattacaaaatacgatcaatgtatgtgaatggactgtgctgccactcacttttaagatgatggttgaaatagccccacaggaggtatgtttggcaagtaatcatcctgttgtacctgggatggttgtcccattttcaggatgcttgcgaaacgtatctgcacttgtttgggaaaatgagacctttgtgttattacctgaacaagacaagacagtggctgtcaattggcaaccactgcctttaaatgtgtcaaattgggatctaaatttgaccaaattcaaaaagttgttagaagacacagaagaagtacagcaacatattaaattgcttaatagatctttggcaacgcatattgtaagtactactgtaatagctggcaaaattgtaaagatgggatcggctattgctgatgccacgtcacaccattggtatgacatctttatgggttattcatcatctgcacaaaccactcttaattggctaatacatcctgttttggtattggccatagttgtaatacttttatcgctatggaattgtttcatggcatataaggtattctgtagaaaaccaaaagttttaatggtatcatacggcaaatag